From Acidimicrobiales bacterium, the proteins below share one genomic window:
- a CDS encoding class II fumarate hydratase: MSDVSAGGEQRVEHDSMGEVRVPAAARWGAQTQRAVENFPISGMRIDRSLIAALAAIKAAAAQVNARLGVIDADVAEALHQAAIEVEGGRWDDHFPADVFQTGSGTSSNMNMNEVLANLAGERLGREIRPNDEPNASQSSNDVFPSAIHVAACREIVSGLIPALEHLCEVLRERSRRFSPVVKAGRTHLMDATPVTLGQEFGGYASATENGVERLRDSLPRVGELPLGGTAVGTGLNAPEGFASGVIEELATRLGLPLTEARDHFEIQGTRDALVEASGVLRTVAVSLYKICNDLRWMASGPRAGLAEIRLPDLQPGSSIMPGKVNPVVPEAVCQVVAQVIGNDAAVAFGGAAGNFELNVMLPVIARNLLESVRLLTAASRALADRCVTGIEADEERCRTYALSSPAIATALNPYIGYEQAARVVKKAIAEGKDLRTVVLEMGLLSEDEVDKALDVEAMTRGGIVR; this comes from the coding sequence ATGAGTGACGTGTCAGCCGGTGGTGAGCAGCGGGTCGAGCACGACTCGATGGGCGAGGTCCGAGTTCCGGCCGCCGCCCGGTGGGGGGCCCAGACCCAACGAGCGGTCGAGAACTTTCCCATCTCGGGGATGCGCATCGATCGCTCGTTGATCGCCGCCCTGGCGGCCATAAAGGCGGCGGCCGCCCAGGTCAACGCGCGGCTAGGGGTCATCGACGCCGACGTCGCCGAGGCCCTCCATCAGGCCGCCATCGAGGTGGAAGGCGGCCGGTGGGACGACCACTTCCCGGCCGACGTGTTCCAGACGGGATCCGGCACCTCCTCGAACATGAACATGAACGAGGTCCTGGCCAATCTGGCCGGCGAGCGCCTGGGCCGCGAGATCCGACCCAACGACGAGCCCAACGCCTCGCAGTCGTCCAACGACGTCTTCCCCTCCGCCATCCACGTCGCCGCCTGCCGCGAGATCGTGTCGGGGCTCATTCCCGCCCTCGAGCACCTCTGCGAGGTCCTGCGCGAGCGAAGTCGCCGCTTCTCCCCCGTGGTGAAGGCGGGCCGGACCCACCTGATGGACGCCACCCCGGTGACCCTCGGGCAGGAGTTCGGCGGGTACGCCTCGGCCACCGAGAACGGCGTCGAGCGCCTGCGCGACTCCCTGCCGCGAGTCGGCGAGCTGCCTCTCGGGGGCACCGCGGTCGGGACCGGCCTGAACGCCCCTGAAGGTTTCGCGTCGGGCGTGATCGAGGAGCTGGCCACCAGGCTGGGGCTGCCGCTGACCGAGGCACGGGACCACTTCGAGATCCAGGGCACCCGCGACGCACTGGTCGAGGCGTCAGGCGTGCTGCGCACGGTGGCCGTGTCCCTGTACAAGATCTGCAACGACCTGCGATGGATGGCGAGCGGCCCCCGGGCAGGGCTGGCCGAGATCCGTCTGCCCGACCTCCAACCCGGATCCTCGATCATGCCCGGGAAGGTCAATCCGGTCGTGCCCGAGGCGGTCTGCCAGGTCGTCGCCCAGGTGATCGGGAACGACGCCGCCGTGGCCTTCGGGGGCGCGGCGGGCAACTTCGAGCTCAATGTGATGCTGCCGGTGATCGCTCGCAACCTGCTCGAGTCCGTGCGCCTGCTGACCGCCGCCAGCCGCGCCCTTGCCGACAGATGCGTCACCGGCATCGAGGCCGACGAGGAGCGGTGCCGGACCTACGCCCTCTCGTCACCGGCCATCGCCACTGCCCTCAACCCCTACATCGGCTACGAGCAGGCGGCCAGGGTGGTGAAGAAGGCGATCGCAGAGGGCAAGGACCTGCGCACCGTCGTGCTCGAGATGGGTTTGCTCAGCGAGGACGAGGTCGACAAGGCCCTCGACGTCGAGGCCATGACCCGAGGCGGCATAGTGCGCTGA